One Rosa chinensis cultivar Old Blush chromosome 3, RchiOBHm-V2, whole genome shotgun sequence DNA window includes the following coding sequences:
- the LOC121052186 gene encoding neurofilament medium polypeptide-like, producing MAEHRDRTPQYRASLQSFNEKMKTYKGMISPDVMLRLNRTPFWEIIFVFYHGLLKDNECRKVDEDIHRMVKTYDVSQKGFLLGERIHKITREDVAICLGMRLEGVTFELNKHHQKPTKNRMIDKYFGGAKKVTKAMIDSALAESLKDPKNQVPSEVASLIVMNLFVSFLFCTSGSTLSWKLVEIGTEWNSWRRYSWATLVLDHLHNGLSKKQEDKDVNLSGCLPLIMYWLAEKTKMGGAIKRNELGSPNFIRWSLIELHKEMEKLTNEQIEEMFDRKLTEEDLEVAMHDIRGRNRGVASEESNEELREEDFVTPTFGEWHQKTNQERRKEEAESQKRMKDLIGSLEEATTQMSLSQEENQKTQDLLKKLTEENEKLARQNDRYWEMLDKAFEEDNIATRKIHILQNKLLKKWKVFTTIEKEKKNLEDVIEQQREIIHNLENELLEMERKLLEKDMLDSQEDLRKDDIENSNSDGEDGEEEGGEGADGEDGEEEGGEGADGEDGEEGEEGADGEDGEEEGGEGVNGEDGGDDDEEPEVRTTRTKHTSIRKDKEGRSSQKQEAKKQSRRRERVKKAAAEEEAADEEEPEKEPIKKMKKGKKQAVKRNSMVDRIKNKKRKATEDKEFMYTTKRTRSGKRH from the exons ATGGCTGAACATAGAGACCGAACACCACAGTATAGAGCAAGTCTACAGTCATTCAATGAGAAGATGAAAACCTACAAAGGGATGATCAGTCCAGATGTAATGTTGAGGTTGAATAGGACACCATTCTGGGAGATCATATTTGTCTTCTATCACGGACTTTTAAAAGACAATGAATGCAGAAAAGTAGATGAGGACATTCATAGAATGGTCAAGACATACGACGTCAGTCAGAAAGGGTTTCTGCTTGGGGAAAGGATACACAAAATAACTCGTGAAGATGTAGCTATCTGCCTTGGAATGCGATTGGAAGGAGTCACATTCGAGCTAAACAAGCACCACCAAAAGCCAACAAAGAATCGGATGATCGACAAGTATTTTGGAGGTgcaaagaaagtgacaaaagCGATGATCGATAGTGCACTTGCCGAATCTTTGAAAGACCCAAAGAATCAAGTCCCAAGTGAGGTGGCATCGCTAATCGTCATGAATCTGTTCGTATCCTTCTTGTTCTGCACCTCAGGTTCTACATTGTCATGGAAGTTGGTAGAAATTGGAACCGAATGGAATTCTTGGCGACGATATTCATGGGCAACCTTGGTATTAGACCATCTGCACAATGGTCTAAGTAAGAAGCAGGAAGACAAAGATGTCAATTTGTCAGGTTGTTTGCCGCTAATCATG TATTGGTTAGCTGAGAAGACAAAGATGGGAGGAGCAATCAAGAGAAATGAATTAGGGTCGCCAAATTTCATAAGATGGTCACTCATTGAGCTGcacaaagaaatggagaaactaACCAATGAGCAGATAGag GAAATGTTTGACCGAAAGCTGACAGAGGAAGACTTGGAAGTGGCAATGCATGACATCAGAGGAAGAAACAGAGGAGTAGCATCAGAAGAATCAAACGAAGAGCTGAGGGAGGAAGACTTTGTAACTCCAACTTTTGGAGAGTGG CACCAGAAAACCAACCAAGAACGGcgaaaagaagaagcagaaagtCAGAAGCGAATGAAGGACTTAATAGGCTCGTTGGAAGAAGCAACAACTCAGATGAGTCTCTCACAAgaagaaaaccagaaaactcAAGACTTGTTGAAGAAGTTGACGGAAGAGAATGAAAAGCTAGCAAGGCAGAATGATAGATATTGGGAGATGTTGGACAAAGCCTTTGAGGAAGACAATATAGCAACAAGGAAGATACATATCTTGCAGaacaaattgttgaagaagTGGAAAGTTTTTACAACCattgagaaggaaaaaaagaacttgGAGGACGTCATTGAGCAGCAGAGAGAAATTATACACAATCTGGAAAATGAATTACTGGAAATGGAAAGAAAGCTACTGGAGAAAGATATGTTGGATTCTCAAGAGGATTTACGGAAAGATGATATAGAAAACAGTAACAGTGATGGTGAGGATGGTGAGGAAGAGGGTGGAGAAGGAGCTGATGGTGAAGATGGTGAGGAAGAGGGTGGAGAAGGAGCTGATGGTGAAGATGGTGAGGAAGGTGAAGAAGGGGCTGATGGTGAAGATGGTGAGGAAGAGGGTGGAGAAGGAGTTAAtggtgaagatggtggagaCGATGATGAAGAACCTGAAGTGAGAACAACCAGAACGAAGCACACATCAATAAGAAAAGATAAAGAAGGCAGGTCTTCTCAGAAACAGGAAGCAAAGAAACAATCAAGGAGAAGGGAAAGGGTGAAAAAAGCTGCTGCTGAAGAAGAAGCTGCTGATGAAGAAGAACCTGAAAAAGAACCCAttaaaaagatgaagaaagggAAGAAGCAAGCTGTAAAGAGAAATTCAATGGTGGATcgaatcaagaacaaaaaaaggaagGCTACTGAAGACAAGGAGTTCATGTATACCACTAAAAGAACAAGGAGTGGCAAGAGGCATTAG
- the LOC112194997 gene encoding double-stranded RNA-binding protein 2, with amino-acid sequence MYKNQLQELAQRSCFNLPSYACIREGPDHAPRFKATVNFNGDTFESPTFCTTLRQAEHAAAEVALNTLARRGPSRALAARVLDETGVYKNLLQETAHRAGLNLPVYTTVRSGPGHVPVFSCTVELGGMNFIGDPARTKKQAQKNAAIAAWTSLKRLAQRDSSSPSMESQGIEEQEQVIISRILGHLRPSDPKNPRNDRRHGQHGYTPICSNSTLPTPSLYPMQFHDWAYSNYSPELAMYQLWQQEPLLQQQNRLLALPVLPAVPSIPQIYPFMQSMLHPDHHLYFPSRGEESTSVGPKFTISTSGPSFCFSNHLVPNPIRGKSTVTIQEIQEEKSEESAEYSPSVVPVPFGLGNSTTELRVQEQVRDDKQKLVELGSRIENLQLEGNQTGQSEWGNPGNPGTMDSSFKPVDFGLQNPPRMSPPRSLRPPSAADPVLIRTVRPTSSLGSRPSRPQNLPTRFPAPPRMRAGIPSYSATPTLQRMEFGRPRPSFMAPAVRIRSVVPVCSAPPARSMQSSSQETVIPNMEKKDTSDMSKSS; translated from the exons ATGTATAAGAACCAATTGCAAGAGTTGGCTCAGAGAAGTTGTTTCAATTTGCCCTCTTATGCGTGCATCCGGGAAGGTCCAGATCATGCCCCTCGATTCAAAGCAACTGTCAACTTCAATGGAGATACTTTTGAAAGTCCTACATTTTGCACTACCCTTAGACAGGCAGAACATGCTGCAGCAGAGGTAGCATTGAACACACTTGCAAGAAGAGGACCTTCCAGAGCATTGGCTGCAAGAGTATTG GATGAAACTGGAGTTTACAAAAACTTGCTTCAGGAGACTGCTCACAGAGCTGGTTTGAACCTTCCTGTTTATACTACTGTTCGATCTGGACCAGGCCACGTTCCTGTTTTCTCATGTACTGTTGAGCTAGGAGGAATGAATTTTATTGGGGATCCAGCTAGGACAAAGAAACAAGCTCAGAAGAATGCTGCCATAGCTGCTTGGACATCCCTGAAAAGAC TGGCTCAACGTGATTCATCTTCTCCCTCAATGGAGTCCCAAGGCATTGAAGAACAGGAACAAGTCATTATTTCTCGTATTCTTGGACATTTGCGCCCATCTGATCCTAAGAACCCTCGAAATGATCGCAGACATGGACAACATGGATACACTCCCATCTGCAGCAATTCTACCCTGCCAACGCCAAGCCTATATCCGATGCAATTCCATGACTGGGCTTATTCTAATTATTCCCCTGAACTAGCCATGTATCAATTGTGGCAGCAAGAGCCATTACTACAGCAACAAAACCGATTGTTGGCGCTTCCTGTTTTACCAGCTGTTCCATCCATTCCTCAAATATATCCATTTATGCAATCCATGCTTCACCCAGATCACCATCTCTACTTTCCATCAAGAGGGGAAGAGTCAACCTCTGTTGGACCGAAATTTACAATCTCTACCTCTGGCCCATCATTCTGCTTCTCAAACCATTTGGTTCCTAATCCGATCAGGGGCAAGTCCACAGTGACTATTCAAGAGATACAGGAAGAAAAATCAGAAGAATCAGCTGAGTACTCTCCATCTGTAGTGCCAGTTCCGTTTGGTCTTGGAAACAGTACAACTGAACTAAGAGTCCAGGAACAAGTGCGGGATGACAAACAAAAGCTTGTCGAGTTGGGAAGCAGAATTGAAAACCTTCAGCTGGAAGGGAACCAAACTGGGCAATCTGAATGGGGTAACCCAGGTAACCCAGGGACCATGGATTCTAGTTTCAAGCCGGTGGATTTTGGGTTACAAAATCCTCCAAGAATGAGTCCTCCTAGAAGTCTTAGACCACCATCTGCTGCAGATCCTGTACTGATCAGAACTGTAAGACCGACTTCCTCACTAGGATCTAGACCGTCTAGACCACAGAATTTGCCAACCAGGTTTCCTGCTCCACCAAGAATGAGAGCTGGAATCCCTTCATATTCAGCCACACCCACGCTTCAAAGAATGGAATTTGGCAGACCAAGACCTAGCTTCATGGCACCAGCTGTTCGAATTAGGTCAGTTGTACCAGTTTGTTCAGCTCCACCAGCAAGAAGCATGCAAAGTTCCAGCCAGGAGACTGTGATACCCAACATGGAGAAGAAAGATACCAGTGACATGTCAAAATCAAGTTAA
- the LOC112192927 gene encoding probable nucleolar protein 5-2, giving the protein MLLLFENPGGFMLFKVLKDDGKFTKAEAQDIAKEFATGESARKVVKLKAFSKFENMSEALEAATMLIESKTTKDLRKFLKKHCEGEILGVADSKLGNIIKEKLKIECVHDNAVMELMRGVRSQLTELITGLQVQDMAPMSLGLSHSLSRYKLKFSADKVDTMVIQAIGLLDDLDKELNTYAMRVREWYGWHFPELAKIVQDNIAYAKVVKLMGFRVDAAKLDFSEILSDEVETELKEAAVISMGTEISDLDLINIKELCEQVLSLAEYRAQLFDYLKTRMNTIAPNLTALVGELVGARLIAHGGSLVNLAKQPGSTIQILGAEKALFRALKTKHATPKYGLIYHASLVGQAAPKLKGKISRTLASKAVLSIRIDALREGDSLDNSVGVESRGKVEARIRSLEGKALSQSAGSAKGKPLIEAYDKDRKKGAGGLITAAKAYNPAADSVLGQTTPAGKTAETMEEAPGDKKEKKKRKKDDDEDMPQTNDNVEPESEEPVKKEKKKKKKSSAEDVEVQNGEGEKKKRKRKHAEEEEESEAPSKKKEKKKKKKTED; this is encoded by the exons ATGCTTCTGTTGTTTGAAAACCCTGGAGGGTTTATGCTCTTCAAAGTTTTGAAAGATGATGGCAAGTTCACAAAAGCTGAG GCGCAGGACATAGCGAAGGAATTTGCAACTGGAGAGTCAGCAAGAAAG GTTGTAAAACTGAAAGCTTTCTCCAAGTTTGAGAATATGTCAGAAGCTTTGGAGGCAGCaacgatgttgattgagagtaAAACCACAAAAGATCTGCGCAAGTTCTTGAAAAAGCACTGCGAGGGTGAAATTCTTGGTGTTGCAGATTCAAAGCTAGGAAATATCATTAAGGAGAAACTG AAAATCGAATGTGTTCATGACAATGCTGTTATGGAGTTGATGAGAGGTGTTAGAAGTCAGTTGACTGAACTCATAACGGGTTTACAAGTTCAAGATATGGCACCAATGAGCCTGGGTTTATCTCATAGTTTATCTCGATACAAGCTCAAGTTCAGTGCCGATAAG GTTGATACAATGGTTATCCAAGCCATTGGTTTACTTGATGATCTTGATAAAGAGCTAAATACATATGCAATGAGAGTTCGAGAATGGTACGGTTGGCATTTCCCAGAACTCGCTAAGATCGTACAGGACAATATTGCTTATGCcaaggtagtaaagctgatggGCTTTCGTGTTGATGCTGCCAAGCTTGATTTCTCAGAG ATATTATCAGACGAGGTTGAGACTGAATTGAAGGAAGCAGCTGTTATATCTATGGGAACTGAAATCAgtgaccttgatttgattaacATCAAAGAACTCTGTGAACAAGTCCTTTCTCTAGCCGAGTATAGAGCCCAGCTATTTGATTATCTAAAAACAAGGATGAACACCATTGCACCAAATTTGACTGCTTTGGTTGGGGAGCTTGTTGGTGCTCGCCTCATTGCTCATGGTGGTAGCTTGGTGAACCTTGCAAAGCAGCCTGGGAGCACAATTCAGATTCTTGGAGCTGAAAAGGCTCTCTTTAGGGCACTCAAGACTAAGCATGCAACTCCAAAATATGGGCTTATCTACCATGCATCCTTGGTTGGTCAGGCAGCACCAAAGCTTAAGGGTAAAATCTCTCGGACACTTGCTAGCAAAGCTGTGCTTTCAATAAGAATTGATGCTCTTAGGGAGGGAGATAGCCTAGATAACTCAGTGGGAGTGGAAAGTCGAGGCAAAGTGGAAGCACGGATAAGGAGTCTTGAAGGCAAAGCGTTGAGCCAGTCTGCTGGATCGGCTAAAGGAAAACCATTGATAGAAGCCTATGACAAGGATCGCAAGAAGGGGGCTGGAGGATTGATAACTGCTGCCAAG GCATATAATCCTGCAGCAGATTCAGTTCTTGGGCAAACGACTCCTGCGGGAAAGACTGCTGAAACAATGGAAGAGGCTCCAGGAgataagaaagagaagaagaaaaggaagaaggatGATGACGAGGACATGCCTCAGACAAATGACAATGTGGAACCAGAAAGTGAAGAGCCtgtgaagaaggaaaagaagaaaaagaagaaatcttCAGCTGAGGATGTTGAGGTACAGAATGGCgagggagagaagaagaaaaggaaaagaaaacacgctgaagaagaggaagaatcTGAAGCTCCaagcaagaagaaagagaagaagaaaaagaagaagactgaGGATTGA
- the LOC112195137 gene encoding uncharacterized protein LOC112195137, whose translation MDAEPYARCTYMFETIMFILDMKHTFNDIVREVSIGFNHLNLGSFNLRYSFPGYKSCVLSSDMDVKLMFRCMFDFKLNSVDILVRDSNGSTILVPYCGGSSSSTSATTSLDDVSCASSCLSVGSSNMIDASEYLGCYRPEAPKSYLTHEWQGFIRHKDQKFEGGVIEFREKLTKFAIETGFLFKYTRNTSSRVIAECAKRYSDGCQWSIRALKNKVNGFFYIKKLDNVHTCKGVLRQQKSKLLGSHVVKSEIANELKSNPQLKPKEIVSRFKHSFGLDVSYRTAWYGKELARKAVHGHDGDSYSQLLWYRDAILSSNPGSYCILETDPLSNRFERFFICFSGCIEGFKSCIPLLFVDAAHLKSKYKGYMLCATGKNGNQEFFPFAFAVVDSENHANWDWFFDHLYNILSPQGRNVTFVTDRHSGLLNVVVRENVRGLYRKQSGNYFVDKIVEEFMKVAYSPTLASYNFNLHNLKKEGGPPIEEFLRSLPLEKWCNAFFKGNRYGEMANSIAESFNNWTRDLRELPIFEMFEGLRVKVMENMSERKVASKRWTTILCPPMEALLKKSMDIGRHWAVSMSSETVFEVHSDKSVAVDLGNSTCSCRQWQINSFPCSHALAAIQKVGVEPVYSYIEPFYTCQSYRDSYAHGIHPIPNMEKFYEDAASSTSVVKLPLVRRPSGRPKSVRMKSAAEGGTRRRIKCGRCGELGRHNKLTCTAPI comes from the exons ATGGATGCAGAACCTTATGCGAGGTGCACGTATATGTTTGAGACGATCATGTTCATTCTTGATATGAAGCATACGTTTAATGATATTGTGAGGGAGGTCTCTATCGGTTTTAATCATTTGAATCTTGGTTCATTCAACTTGAGGTACTCTTTCCCTGGATATAAAAGCTGTGTGTTATCAAGTGATATGGATGTAAAACTGATGTTTAGGTGTATGTTTGATTTCAAATTGAATTCTGTTGATATTTTGGTGAGGGATTCTAATGGGAGCACCATTTTGGTGCCTTATTGTGGTGGGAGTAGTAGTTCTACTTCTGCAACAACATCTTTGGATGATGTTTCATGTGCTTCTTCATGTTTGTCAGTGGGTTCAAGCAATATGATTGATGCTAGTGAATACTTGGGGTGTTATAGGCCAGAGGCTCCAAAGAGTTATCTTACTCATGAGTGGCAGGGCTTTATAAGGCATAAGGATCAAAAGTTCGAAGGGGGGGTGATAGAATTTAGAGAAAAGTTGACCAAGTTTGCTATTGAAACTGGTTTTCTTTTTAAGTACACACGGAATACCTCAAGTCGTGTTATTGCAGAGTGTGCTAAGAGATATTCTGATGGTTGTCAATGGTCTATTCGCGCTTTGAAGAACAAGGTGAATGGCTTTTTCTACATAAAGAAGTTGGATAATGTTCACACATGCAAAGGAGTTCTTAGGCAGCAAAAGAGTAAGCTTTTGGGGTCTCATGTTGTGAAATCGGAGATTGCTAATGAGTTGAAGTCCAATCCTCAACTCAAGCCTAAAGAGATTGTGTCTCGTTTCAAGCATTCTTTTGGTTTAGATGTGTCTTATAGGACTGCTTGGTATGGGAAGGAGTTGGCTAGAAAAGCTGTCCATGGTCATGATGGTGACTCATATTCTCAGCTGCTTTGGTATCGTGATGCTATTTTATCTAGTAATCCGGGCTCTTATTGCATATTGGAAACTGATCCTTTAAGTAATCGTTTTGAACGtttcttcatttgtttttcTGGTTGCATTGAGGGCTTTAAGTCATGCATTCCGCTTCTGTTTGTGGATGCTGCTCATTTGAAGAGCAAGTATAAGGGATACATGCTCTGTGCTACTGGAAAGAATGGAAACCAag agttCTTCCCCTTTGCATTTGCAGTTGTAGATTCTGAAAATCATGCGAATTGGGATTGGTTTTTTGATCATCTATATAACATCTTGTCTCCGCAAGGTAGAAATGTGACTTTTGTTACTGATCGACACAGCGGACTGTTGAATGTTGTTGTCAGG GAGAATGTTAGAGGTTTGTACCGAAAGcaatctggaaattattttgttgacaaGATTGTGGAGGAATTTATGAAGGTTGCTTATTCACCTACCTTAGCAAGCTATAACTTCAACTTGCACAACTTGAAGAAAGAAGGTGGTCCGCCTATTGAAGAGTTTCTGCGATCTTTGCCGTTGGAAAAGTGGTGCAATGCATTTTTCAAAGGAAACAGGTATGGTGAAATGGCAAATAGTATTGCCGAGTCATTTAACAATTGGACTAGAGATTTGCGTGAGCTTCCTATATTTGAGATGTTTGAAGGCTTAAGGGTTAAGGTTATGGAGAATATGTCTGAGAGGAAGGTTGCATCCAAGAGGTGGACCACTATTTTGTGTCCTCCAATGGAGGCTTTGTTGAAGAAATCAATGGATATTGGGCGGCATTGGGCTGTTAGTATGTCTAGTGAGACTGTTTTTGAAGTTCATTCAGATAAATCAGTGGCGGTTGATCTTGGGAACAGCACTTGCTCTTGCCGTCAATGGCAAATTAATTCATTCCCATGTTCACATGCTCTTGCTGCAATCCAAAAGGTTGGAGTGGAACCTGTGTATAGTTACATTGAGCCGTTCTACACCTGTCAAAGCTACAGGGATTCCTACGCACATGGTATTCATCCTATACCAAATATGGAGAAGTTTTATGAAGATGCAGCTAGTTCAACTTCTGTTGTTAAGCTTCCATTGGTTAGGAGGCCATCCGGCCGGCCAAAATCTGTTCGAATGAAGTCTGCAGCAGAAGGAGGCACAAGGAGGCGTATCAAATGTGGCCGGTGTGGTGAGTTGGGGCGCCACAACAAGCTAACGTGTACTGCACCAATTTGA